A window of Leptotrichia wadei contains these coding sequences:
- a CDS encoding RpiB/LacA/LacB family sugar-phosphate isomerase, whose product MKIAMAGDHAGFNLKKEIKELLESQGHEVIDFGPFNEESCDLPDFIYPASLAVSKLEVDRGIFIDGVGYGSALIANKIYGVYAAVCQDPFCASLARSHSNTNVLCLGGKIIGSAIAQEIVKTWMTTDYLINEKKYTNRVNKVVEIAEKHIRKDI is encoded by the coding sequence ATGAAAATAGCAATGGCTGGAGATCATGCTGGATTTAATTTAAAAAAGGAAATTAAGGAATTGCTGGAATCACAAGGACATGAAGTTATAGATTTCGGACCTTTTAATGAAGAATCTTGTGACTTGCCTGATTTTATTTATCCTGCTTCACTTGCAGTAAGTAAGCTAGAAGTTGACAGGGGAATCTTTATAGATGGTGTTGGTTATGGAAGTGCCTTAATTGCAAATAAAATTTACGGTGTTTATGCTGCTGTTTGTCAAGATCCATTTTGTGCAAGTTTAGCTCGTTCTCACTCAAATACAAACGTACTTTGTCTTGGTGGAAAAATTATTGGTTCTGCTATCGCACAAGAAATTGTAAAAACATGGATGACTACCGATTATTTAATAAATGAAAAGAAATATACAAATAGAGTAAATAAAGTAGTTGAAATTGCTGAAAAGCATATTAGAAAAGATATTTAA
- a CDS encoding tannase/feruloyl esterase family alpha/beta hydrolase has product MKKFKLMMVSSLLMVAGITTFAAKTNNKKLEKKSVVFTGATKEKCMSLKNSKIYQTEITSTEWKEEGPLEEDANASFSGSSTAKASAPAHCVVKEKIENRKGADGKDYSIGFELRLPAKWNNKFLFQGGGGLDGSVSPATGTARPSGSTAEPALTRGYAVVSTDSGHFGSNTSFAKDQQAILNYAF; this is encoded by the coding sequence ATGAAAAAGTTTAAATTAATGATGGTTTCATCACTTTTAATGGTGGCAGGAATTACAACTTTTGCAGCAAAAACAAATAATAAAAAACTTGAAAAAAAATCAGTTGTATTTACTGGAGCAACAAAGGAAAAATGTATGAGCTTAAAAAATAGCAAAATTTATCAGACTGAGATTACAAGTACGGAATGGAAAGAGGAAGGACCTTTGGAAGAAGATGCTAATGCTAGCTTTAGTGGTTCTAGTACGGCTAAGGCTTCGGCACCTGCACACTGTGTTGTGAAAGAGAAAATTGAAAATAGAAAAGGTGCAGATGGGAAAGATTATTCGATTGGATTTGAATTGAGATTACCTGCAAAATGGAATAATAAGTTTTTATTTCAAGGTGGTGGAGGATTAGATGGTTCCGTTTCACCAGCAACTGGGACAGCCCGTCCGTCAGGATCAACCGCAGAACCAGCTTTGACTCGTGGATATGCCGTTGTAAGTACTGACAGTGGACATTTTGGAAGTAATACAAGTTTTGCAAAAGATCAACAAGCTATCTTAAATTATGCATTCTAA
- a CDS encoding alpha/beta hydrolase-fold protein: MKKLNFKIEEKECILYTNENKKIEYILIQPVDEHDMQLLDNEVKYISENTDKNFSLAAFKIEDWNSELTPWEMPLLRGKGNFGDGAGKTLEFIKEKLIPSLAEFMNIQEKNVKYILGGYSLAGLFSLWSGYETNTFYGVAGVSPSVWYEGWIDFVRNAELKANNVYLSLGKLEETSKHKILAKIGDNIREYSEILKNSGIEKSILEWNEGNHFNDSDIRTGKGFVWILENC; encoded by the coding sequence ATGAAAAAATTAAATTTCAAAATAGAAGAAAAAGAATGTATTTTATATACAAATGAAAATAAAAAGATAGAATATATCCTAATACAGCCTGTCGATGAGCATGATATGCAACTTTTAGACAATGAAGTGAAATATATTTCTGAAAATACGGATAAAAATTTTAGTTTGGCAGCTTTTAAAATAGAAGACTGGAATAGCGAACTGACACCTTGGGAAATGCCACTTCTTCGTGGAAAAGGAAATTTTGGAGATGGAGCTGGTAAAACATTAGAGTTTATAAAGGAAAAATTGATTCCAAGTTTGGCAGAATTTATGAATATTCAAGAAAAGAATGTGAAGTATATTTTAGGCGGATATTCTCTTGCTGGATTATTTTCTCTGTGGAGTGGTTATGAAACTAATACTTTTTATGGAGTAGCAGGCGTTTCTCCTTCTGTGTGGTATGAGGGCTGGATAGATTTTGTAAGAAATGCTGAACTAAAGGCAAACAATGTATATCTGAGCCTTGGAAAACTGGAAGAAACTTCTAAACATAAAATATTAGCTAAAATTGGTGACAATATAAGGGAGTATTCTGAAATATTAAAAAATTCTGGAATTGAAAAAAGTATTTTGGAATGGAATGAGGGAAATCATTTTAATGATTCAGATATACGAACTGGAAAAGGATTTGTTTGGATTTTAGAAAATTGTTAA
- a CDS encoding DUF4299 family protein, translating into MSISFYVKNKKKFLGYEPILNVETALSLLDKELYTYNTGNIDINDLLLSPVSNYQCLLIGDGKESARGFELYYDNKNKNYSIRVFTPSSREDWLLALEYIKALAKKFDSKIISETGEEYTVDNIDKFDYEGDILYGIEGISSRVKGEDSTLYSIFGINRIVSFNQEMIDRIENSDSPIDTFSNMVKEIQYLDAFSANQRFFRNKEDGKIIGTYTLTQNLRMILPYKPSVEFENSDMVKNEDIAFWNIGLVIIDGDENDPNSYQVVGQLDYNDFIKKLPKDKYHFIDASYILVEPLSKEKILGLLEISVN; encoded by the coding sequence ATGAGTATAAGTTTTTATGTAAAAAACAAGAAAAAATTTTTAGGTTATGAACCGATTTTAAATGTTGAAACTGCATTGAGTTTGCTGGATAAGGAGCTTTATACCTACAATACTGGAAATATTGATATTAATGATTTGCTGCTATCTCCTGTTTCTAATTATCAGTGTCTTTTAATAGGAGATGGTAAGGAAAGTGCAAGAGGATTTGAATTGTATTATGATAATAAAAATAAAAATTATAGCATAAGGGTTTTTACACCATCGTCCAGAGAAGATTGGCTTCTGGCATTGGAATATATAAAAGCATTGGCTAAAAAATTTGATTCAAAAATTATAAGTGAAACGGGAGAAGAATATACAGTTGACAATATTGATAAATTTGACTATGAAGGTGATATACTTTATGGAATAGAAGGAATTTCATCACGAGTTAAAGGTGAAGATTCGACTCTTTACAGTATTTTTGGAATAAATAGAATAGTTTCCTTTAATCAGGAAATGATTGATAGAATAGAAAATTCAGATAGCCCTATTGATACTTTTTCTAATATGGTAAAGGAAATACAATATTTAGATGCCTTCTCGGCAAATCAGCGATTTTTCAGAAATAAGGAAGACGGGAAAATAATAGGAACTTATACTCTTACACAAAATCTTAGAATGATACTTCCTTATAAACCTAGTGTTGAATTTGAAAATTCAGATATGGTTAAAAATGAAGATATTGCTTTCTGGAATATTGGACTGGTAATTATTGACGGAGATGAAAATGATCCAAACAGTTATCAAGTTGTTGGTCAATTAGATTATAATGATTTTATAAAAAAATTACCAAAAGATAAGTATCATTTTATCGACGCTTCATATATTCTTGTTGAGCCATTAAGTAAAGAAAAAATTTTAGGATTGCTGGAAATATCTGTTAATTAA
- a CDS encoding M20 metallopeptidase family protein, producing MDSQEINKFIKENVDKIYDEMVKVRRTIHENPELGDEEFETSKLIKRFLTENGIEFFEIINTGVVATIYNDKENMKNKTVATRADIDALPILEENEVEYKSKNIGKMHACGHDAHTTIQLGVAKILAENKDKWNGTVRFFFQPAEETSGGSDRMIKAGALEFEKEKDKKIDAFFALHMAPEIELGKIGIKYGKAHASSARIHLTINGTSAHAALPHKGVDAILIGAKVMEYLQSIVSRRIDPREESVITIGAFNGGFADNVVCDKVEMKGTARTMSEETRTFIIETLERDLPKFVEALGGTVNVDIVRGYAPVINNDEMTERVENNIVDLYGKSALELIKQPRMDVEDVSYFLNEIPGCFFRLGTRVEEKGLIYDLHHPKFNIDEESLKIGMGLQLKNILEYLK from the coding sequence ATGGATTCACAAGAAATAAATAAATTTATAAAGGAAAATGTTGATAAAATTTATGATGAAATGGTAAAAGTTAGAAGAACTATTCACGAAAACCCTGAACTTGGGGATGAAGAGTTTGAAACAAGTAAATTGATAAAAAGATTTTTGACAGAAAATGGTATTGAATTTTTTGAAATTATAAATACTGGAGTGGTTGCGACAATCTATAATGATAAGGAAAATATGAAAAATAAGACAGTTGCAACTCGTGCGGATATTGATGCATTACCAATTTTGGAAGAAAATGAAGTTGAGTACAAGTCAAAAAATATTGGTAAAATGCATGCTTGCGGACACGATGCACATACAACTATTCAGCTTGGGGTAGCAAAGATTTTGGCAGAAAATAAGGATAAATGGAATGGAACTGTAAGATTTTTCTTTCAGCCTGCCGAGGAAACTTCTGGAGGATCAGACAGAATGATAAAAGCTGGAGCATTGGAATTTGAAAAGGAAAAAGATAAAAAAATAGATGCTTTTTTTGCATTACACATGGCTCCAGAAATAGAACTTGGGAAAATTGGGATAAAGTATGGAAAAGCACATGCTTCATCAGCAAGAATACACCTTACGATAAATGGTACTTCTGCCCACGCTGCATTACCACACAAAGGAGTAGATGCAATTTTAATCGGAGCGAAAGTTATGGAATACCTACAGTCAATAGTTAGCCGAAGAATTGACCCAAGAGAAGAGTCTGTAATTACAATTGGGGCATTTAATGGGGGTTTTGCTGATAATGTTGTCTGTGACAAAGTGGAAATGAAGGGAACAGCTAGAACAATGTCTGAAGAAACACGAACATTTATAATCGAAACATTAGAAAGAGATTTACCAAAATTTGTAGAAGCATTAGGTGGAACAGTAAATGTTGATATTGTACGTGGTTATGCACCTGTAATTAATAATGACGAAATGACAGAAAGAGTAGAAAATAACATTGTTGATTTGTATGGTAAAAGTGCTTTGGAACTAATAAAGCAGCCTAGAATGGATGTTGAAGATGTTAGTTATTTTCTAAATGAAATCCCTGGATGTTTTTTCAGACTAGGAACAAGAGTGGAAGAAAAAGGCTTAATTTACGATCTGCACCATCCAAAATTTAATATTGATGAGGAAAGTTTAAAAATCGGAATGGGATTACAATTGAAAAATATTTTAGAATATTTGAAATAA
- the rlmD gene encoding 23S rRNA (uracil(1939)-C(5))-methyltransferase RlmD translates to MNKIKNNYEVGQKLEIEIEKIVFGGEGLGRVDGFTVFVPMSVPGDKLEVEIISVKKSYARGLITRIIEPSKDRIEDLSKISFEDFDGCDFGMLKYEKQLEYKDKMLEEVLTKIAEIDLRKVKISKIIGSDKKINYRNKTAEPFFKKNGIIQTGFYSRKSHNVFSAKKSLLKSEIAKIIIDKFLEKVNSFAGTKKEFKVFNEVNNTGFLKQIMIRNNEKDEVMIVVVVNKNSQYNQLSKVLEDMYDENDYIKSIYISVKTEQNNVILGKNVHLFGSQYLEEEMEGLKFKIYPNSFFQINKKQVLKLYDVAIKFLNEENKNIDKIYEKTVIDAFSGTGTIAMMLSKNIKKVIGIESVESSTLAAKLTSYENSIQNVEFVNGKVEKELPKILKRENVGAIVFDPPRRGIEESALKSVVQNRIEKIVYISCNPATFARDVKILTENGYVLKKVTPVDMFPQTGHIEVVGLLEK, encoded by the coding sequence ATGAATAAAATAAAAAATAATTATGAAGTTGGGCAAAAGCTGGAAATTGAAATAGAAAAAATAGTGTTTGGTGGAGAAGGACTTGGAAGAGTTGATGGGTTTACAGTATTTGTACCGATGAGTGTGCCAGGAGATAAATTGGAAGTGGAGATTATCTCGGTAAAAAAGTCGTATGCAAGAGGGCTTATAACTAGGATAATTGAACCATCAAAGGACAGGATTGAAGATTTGTCCAAAATTAGTTTTGAGGATTTTGATGGCTGTGATTTTGGAATGCTTAAATATGAGAAACAGCTTGAATATAAGGATAAAATGCTTGAAGAAGTGTTGACAAAGATTGCTGAAATTGATTTGAGAAAAGTAAAAATTAGTAAAATTATTGGAAGTGATAAAAAAATTAATTATAGAAACAAGACGGCTGAACCATTTTTCAAAAAGAATGGAATTATTCAGACGGGATTTTATTCAAGAAAGTCCCACAATGTATTTTCAGCTAAAAAAAGTCTTCTAAAGTCAGAAATTGCCAAAATAATTATTGATAAATTTTTGGAGAAAGTAAATAGTTTTGCAGGTACAAAAAAGGAATTTAAAGTTTTTAACGAAGTGAATAATACTGGATTTTTGAAGCAGATAATGATTAGAAATAATGAAAAAGATGAAGTTATGATAGTTGTTGTCGTAAATAAAAATTCGCAGTATAATCAGCTTTCAAAAGTACTGGAAGATATGTACGATGAAAATGACTACATAAAATCAATCTATATTTCTGTAAAAACTGAACAGAATAACGTAATTTTAGGTAAAAATGTCCATTTATTTGGAAGTCAGTATTTGGAAGAGGAAATGGAAGGATTAAAATTCAAAATTTATCCAAATTCATTTTTTCAAATTAATAAAAAACAGGTACTAAAACTTTACGATGTTGCAATAAAATTTTTGAATGAAGAAAATAAAAATATTGATAAAATCTACGAAAAAACAGTAATTGACGCATTTTCAGGAACTGGAACCATTGCAATGATGCTTTCAAAAAACATAAAAAAAGTTATTGGAATTGAAAGCGTGGAAAGTTCAACACTTGCCGCAAAACTAACTTCTTATGAAAACTCCATTCAAAATGTAGAATTTGTAAATGGAAAAGTTGAGAAGGAACTCCCAAAAATTTTGAAGAGAGAAAATGTCGGAGCAATAGTTTTTGACCCGCCAAGACGAGGAATCGAAGAATCAGCATTAAAGAGTGTTGTACAGAATAGAATCGAAAAAATTGTCTATATTTCCTGCAATCCTGCCACTTTTGCACGAGATGTGAAGATTTTGACTGAAAATGGGTATGTATTAAAAAAAGTTACTCCTGTGGATATGTTCCCGCAGACTGGGCATATTGAAGTAGTGGGATTATTGGAAAAATAA
- a CDS encoding cob(I)yrinic acid a,c-diamide adenosyltransferase, whose product MKIYTKYGDEGFTRLYGGQRVSKTHVRVEAYGTMDEVCSLLGVIIAEIREDEKLNDVLGKIREECENIQQQLFDCGSDLATPDGLREYKQTIDDVKWLEERMDEYIPQLPKLECFVIPGGSRMSSMFHLMRTSTRSLERKMIAVIEAGENVNKIGLQYINRLSDYFFVIACLVNLKLGINETIYKKSKKIFKVKNEK is encoded by the coding sequence ATGAAAATATACACAAAATATGGTGATGAAGGTTTTACAAGACTTTATGGTGGACAAAGAGTCAGCAAGACTCATGTTAGAGTAGAAGCGTATGGAACGATGGATGAAGTTTGTTCATTACTTGGAGTAATTATTGCCGAAATTCGTGAAGATGAAAAGCTGAATGATGTACTTGGAAAGATACGTGAAGAATGTGAAAATATACAGCAGCAACTTTTTGACTGTGGAAGTGACCTTGCGACTCCTGATGGATTACGAGAGTACAAGCAAACAATTGATGATGTGAAATGGCTTGAGGAAAGAATGGATGAATATATTCCACAATTGCCTAAATTAGAATGTTTTGTAATTCCTGGAGGAAGCAGAATGTCAAGCATGTTTCATCTTATGCGGACAAGCACTCGTAGCTTGGAACGAAAAATGATAGCTGTAATTGAAGCAGGCGAAAATGTAAATAAAATCGGACTTCAATATATAAATAGGCTTTCAGATTATTTTTTTGTGATAGCTTGTCTTGTGAATTTAAAATTGGGAATTAATGAAACTATTTATAAAAAAAGCAAAAAAATTTTTAAAGTAAAAAATGAAAAATAA
- the proC gene encoding pyrroline-5-carboxylate reductase, with the protein MELGIIGAGNMGSSILKGVITSNFLVSDDITVFDLNQEKVENLVKKYGIKAAESENELVEKSNILILSVKPNIVPIVLKKIKDKLDKNTIILSIAAGVSIDFIEKNIGNDKKVVRTMPNTPAQVMQGMTAVSFNSNIEENEKNVIFKLLNSFGKSVEIEEKLMHVYTGISGSLPAYVYVFIEALADGGVLEGMPRNKAYEIIAQAVLGSAKMMLETKKHPGILKDEVTSPGGTTIAALKVLEDGKFRGTVMEAVKACTEKSKDMAQK; encoded by the coding sequence ATGGAATTAGGAATTATTGGAGCTGGAAACATGGGAAGTTCGATATTAAAAGGTGTTATAACTTCTAACTTTCTTGTAAGTGATGATATAACTGTTTTTGATTTAAATCAAGAAAAAGTTGAAAACTTAGTAAAGAAATACGGTATTAAAGCAGCTGAAAGTGAAAATGAGCTTGTAGAAAAAAGCAACATTCTTATTCTTTCGGTAAAACCAAATATTGTACCAATAGTTTTGAAAAAAATTAAAGATAAATTGGATAAAAATACAATAATTTTATCAATTGCAGCTGGAGTTAGCATTGACTTTATTGAAAAAAATATTGGAAATGATAAAAAAGTAGTAAGGACAATGCCAAATACACCTGCTCAAGTTATGCAGGGAATGACAGCAGTTTCCTTTAATTCAAATATTGAAGAAAATGAAAAAAATGTTATCTTTAAATTGTTAAATAGTTTTGGGAAAAGTGTAGAAATTGAAGAAAAACTTATGCATGTTTATACTGGAATTAGCGGTTCTCTTCCAGCATACGTCTATGTGTTTATAGAAGCCCTTGCTGATGGCGGAGTTTTAGAAGGAATGCCTAGAAATAAGGCTTATGAAATAATTGCTCAAGCTGTTTTAGGTTCTGCCAAAATGATGCTTGAAACAAAAAAACATCCAGGCATTTTGAAGGACGAAGTGACTTCTCCTGGAGGAACTACAATTGCTGCTTTAAAAGTACTAGAAGATGGTAAATTTAGGGGAACTGTAATGGAAGCAGTTAAAGCCTGCACAGAAAAATCAAAAGACATGGCACAAAAGTAA
- a CDS encoding ROK family protein, translating to MKYYVGIDLGGTNTKIGLVDEKGNIIFKTIVKTDSMEGFSETIQRLSKILLTQVEGSNISFDDVLSVGVGVPGPVLNSRIVKFWANFPWKNGVDLALEFEKNLGKPVKVDNDVNVITLGEMWKGAAQGYKNVLGLAIGTGIGGGIIVDGKLVSGENGAGGEVGHIKIEPNGKLCGCGQKGCWEAYASATGIIREANSRLAVNKQNLLYEMTKGRELEAKDVFDAAKENDKFSLELVDYEAEKLAFGIGNLLSTLDPEIVVIGGGVALSGDILFDRVKEKLKDVAFPSTLENLKLATATLGNDAGILGAAYLGMM from the coding sequence ATGAAATACTATGTAGGAATTGATTTAGGAGGAACTAATACAAAAATTGGACTTGTAGATGAAAAAGGTAATATTATTTTTAAAACTATTGTAAAAACCGATTCAATGGAAGGATTTTCAGAAACAATTCAAAGATTGTCAAAAATTTTGCTTACTCAAGTTGAAGGAAGCAACATCAGCTTTGATGATGTTTTATCAGTTGGTGTAGGAGTTCCAGGTCCTGTACTAAATTCTAGAATTGTTAAATTCTGGGCAAATTTCCCTTGGAAAAACGGAGTTGACCTTGCACTAGAATTTGAAAAAAATCTTGGAAAACCAGTAAAAGTTGATAATGATGTCAATGTTATCACACTTGGAGAAATGTGGAAAGGTGCAGCTCAAGGATATAAAAACGTATTAGGACTTGCTATTGGAACTGGAATTGGTGGTGGAATTATTGTAGATGGAAAACTTGTCAGTGGAGAAAATGGAGCCGGTGGAGAAGTTGGACATATAAAAATTGAACCAAATGGAAAATTATGCGGATGCGGACAAAAGGGATGCTGGGAAGCCTATGCTTCTGCTACTGGAATAATTCGTGAAGCAAATAGCCGTCTTGCAGTAAACAAGCAAAATTTGCTTTATGAAATGACAAAAGGCAGAGAATTGGAAGCAAAAGATGTATTTGATGCTGCTAAAGAAAATGATAAATTTTCACTTGAACTTGTGGATTACGAAGCTGAAAAATTAGCTTTTGGTATCGGAAATTTGCTTAGTACATTAGATCCTGAAATTGTTGTAATTGGTGGAGGAGTTGCACTTTCTGGGGATATTTTGTTTGACCGTGTAAAGGAAAAATTAAAAGATGTCGCATTCCCGTCAACTCTTGAAAATTTAAAACTTGCTACAGCCACTCTTGGAAATGATGCTGGAATTTTAGGAGCAGCTTATCTTGGAATGATGTAA
- a CDS encoding PepSY domain-containing protein → MINRIIKKESFNYTITLVIFLLSISFLTKGSIIGQRNKMELVPKINIKTSDTQITPNKAKEIALAHAGVAEAAANFKKIKLDNKNGKSIYEIEFIANKSRYEFIVDAKNGSIIKFEKR, encoded by the coding sequence ATGATAAATAGAATAATAAAAAAGGAAAGTTTTAACTATACAATTACTTTAGTAATATTTCTTCTTTCTATCAGTTTCTTGACAAAGGGAAGTATTATTGGGCAAAGAAATAAAATGGAGTTAGTGCCGAAAATTAATATAAAAACTTCTGACACACAAATAACACCAAATAAAGCAAAGGAAATTGCATTGGCACATGCTGGAGTTGCAGAGGCGGCTGCTAATTTTAAAAAGATTAAATTAGATAATAAAAATGGAAAATCTATTTATGAAATAGAGTTTATTGCAAATAAATCTAGATATGAATTTATTGTTGATGCAAAAAATGGTTCAATTATAAAATTTGAAAAAAGATAA
- a CDS encoding PepSY domain-containing protein: MKIRFLKMTLLGMLLASLLVFSGGKERKKLNVIKAKQIALAKVPGATFANVLEFDVEDNRFYKGKINYRNVAYNFEIDVYTGKVINWSEEKSSNK; the protein is encoded by the coding sequence GTGAAAATCAGATTTTTAAAAATGACGTTATTAGGAATGTTATTAGCCAGTTTACTAGTTTTTTCAGGCGGAAAGGAAAGAAAAAAATTGAATGTAATCAAGGCAAAACAGATTGCTCTAGCCAAAGTTCCCGGAGCGACATTTGCAAATGTTCTTGAATTTGATGTGGAAGATAATAGGTTTTATAAGGGTAAAATTAATTATCGGAATGTTGCTTATAATTTTGAAATAGATGTTTATACTGGAAAAGTAATTAATTGGAGTGAAGAAAAAAGTAGTAATAAATAA
- a CDS encoding sensor histidine kinase yields the protein MKRFVNSNWIQLKIGLWYMGIMILLVLSSLYIVFYISENIIHSSVRTYLKDVVIHRLDYLTIKNGEIIIDSNFDTMIQNVEISIYDKDFKFLYGNSPNGFEMDNKKSKDDKIIIVRSHNQKWYVYNKMINLGSYGKVWIRGVMPNIGQSNAIETVIHISFIILPFFLILSAIGGYIITKNAFTPIKKIRKIAEEINEGNDLSQRIDLGKGDDELHTLANTFDVMFDRLQTSFENEVQFTSDVSHELRTPITVILTQSEYGKNHIKSVEEAKNSFKIIEKEGQKMSKLVSQLLTLARMERGKQKLNLENINLSELLEMTVETQICAAEAKNIKFITKIVPEIYAKIDEMMIMRVFTNLISNAISYGKPNGTIIIELFLEENKIISKISDDGIGIPKDELDKIWLRFYQVDPSKSGDSSGLGLSMVKKIIELHNGEIFVESKLGAGTTFIVIL from the coding sequence ATGAAAAGATTTGTTAATAGTAACTGGATACAATTAAAAATAGGTCTATGGTATATGGGAATTATGATTTTGCTTGTACTTTCTTCATTATATATTGTATTTTATATAAGTGAAAATATTATTCATTCAAGTGTGCGAACTTATTTAAAAGATGTTGTAATTCACAGGCTTGACTATTTAACTATAAAAAATGGAGAAATTATAATTGACAGCAATTTTGATACGATGATTCAAAATGTGGAAATTTCCATTTATGACAAGGATTTCAAATTTCTGTATGGAAATTCTCCAAATGGATTTGAGATGGATAATAAAAAATCGAAGGATGATAAAATTATAATTGTAAGAAGTCATAATCAAAAGTGGTATGTTTATAATAAAATGATTAATCTTGGGAGCTATGGAAAAGTATGGATTCGAGGAGTAATGCCTAATATTGGACAATCTAATGCTATTGAAACGGTCATTCATATTTCCTTTATAATTTTGCCGTTTTTTCTCATACTTTCAGCAATTGGAGGATATATTATTACAAAAAATGCTTTTACACCAATTAAGAAAATTAGGAAAATTGCAGAAGAAATTAACGAAGGAAATGATTTATCACAACGTATTGACCTTGGAAAAGGCGATGATGAACTTCACACTCTTGCAAATACTTTTGATGTGATGTTTGACAGGCTTCAAACGTCCTTTGAAAATGAAGTGCAGTTTACTTCAGATGTTTCCCATGAATTAAGAACTCCTATTACAGTCATACTGACACAGTCAGAATATGGAAAAAACCATATAAAATCAGTTGAAGAAGCAAAAAATTCCTTTAAAATTATCGAAAAGGAAGGACAAAAAATGTCAAAACTGGTGTCGCAGTTATTAACTTTGGCACGTATGGAACGTGGAAAACAAAAATTGAATTTGGAAAACATCAATTTAAGTGAATTGCTGGAAATGACTGTCGAAACTCAAATTTGTGCTGCAGAAGCTAAAAATATAAAATTTATCACAAAAATTGTCCCAGAGATTTATGCAAAAATTGATGAAATGATGATTATGCGAGTTTTTACAAATCTAATATCAAATGCAATTTCCTATGGAAAGCCAAATGGAACAATTATTATTGAATTATTTTTAGAGGAAAATAAAATTATCAGTAAAATTTCTGATGATGGAATAGGAATTCCGAAAGATGAACTAGATAAAATATGGCTACGATTTTATCAAGTGGATCCGTCTAAAAGTGGTGATAGCTCAGGACTTGGACTTTCTATGGTAAAAAAAATTATAGAGCTTCATAATGGAGAAATTTTTGTGGAAAGTAAATTGGGAGCAGGAACAACTTTTATAGTAATCTTGTAA
- a CDS encoding response regulator transcription factor, with amino-acid sequence MRILVIEDEKNLNDIIVKRLILEKYGVDTCFNGNDALEYIFSTEYDVIVSDIMLPGIDGFEILKRIRKKEIKTPVLLLTALDGIEDRVKGLDYGADDYLVKPFAFDELMARIRVLLRRNSTNGNFNASNVFSIANLRVNCNSHDVFRDDVPIKLSTREFTILEYMIRNKERVLSREQIEQHIWNYDYEGGTNVIDVYIRYLRRKIDKDFDPKLIHTVRGIGYVLKVE; translated from the coding sequence ATGAGAATCTTAGTAATTGAAGATGAAAAAAATTTAAATGATATAATTGTTAAAAGGTTAATTTTAGAAAAATATGGTGTTGACACTTGTTTTAATGGAAATGATGCGCTTGAATATATTTTTTCAACTGAATATGATGTTATTGTATCGGATATTATGCTACCAGGAATAGATGGATTTGAGATTTTAAAGAGAATAAGAAAAAAGGAAATAAAAACACCAGTTTTATTACTTACTGCATTAGATGGAATTGAAGATAGGGTAAAAGGACTTGATTATGGAGCTGATGACTATTTGGTGAAACCATTTGCATTTGATGAGCTGATGGCAAGAATAAGAGTGCTTTTACGAAGAAATTCAACAAATGGAAATTTCAATGCAAGTAATGTATTTTCAATTGCAAATTTAAGAGTAAACTGTAATTCTCACGATGTTTTTCGTGATGATGTTCCAATAAAACTATCAACAAGAGAATTTACAATTTTAGAATACATGATAAGAAATAAGGAACGTGTTCTTTCAAGAGAACAAATCGAGCAGCATATATGGAATTATGACTATGAGGGTGGTACAAATGTTATTGATGTTTATATTAGATATTTAAGAAGAAAGATTGATAAGGATTTTGATCCTAAATTAATTCACACAGTCCGTGGAATTGGTTATGTTCTGAAAGTTGAATAA